The Gammaproteobacteria bacterium nucleotide sequence ATCGAGCAACAGCAGCAGGATCTCTTCCGGGAATCTCAGCACGGCGGCTTCTCCGCTGGGGTCCGTGACGCCGACAAGGCGACTGCCGTCATTATGTCCTGTTTGTCGATGAACGGGAACCCATCGACGGCAATGCGGGCGAACCCCGCTCCAGGGCCGCCGTTCGCAGCGCGTCCAGGAATCCATCCGACAGCCGGCCGCTCGCCACCTCCTGCACCGGCCCCCGCAGGACAACCTCCAGCTCCGGGGACACGTACACCTGCAGCGTGCCGCCCTCCATGCGCACTTCGACATCGCCGTAGTCCACGACTCCGCGCCTCGCGGCCGCAACCGCCGCCGCGCAGGAGCTGGTTCCCGAGGCCCGGGTGCGCCCCACGCCCCGTTCCCAGATCGCGATTTCGATGGAGCCGCGCGAGACCGCCCGGGCCAGCTGCACGTTCACGCCCGCACGGAATGCATCGTGGGCCGTCAGGAAGGGACCAAGGCGCGAGAGGGCTGCTTCCGACAGGTCGTCGGTGAACACCACGCAGTGCGGGTTGCCGACGCTCACCAGCGTACAGTCGAGCGTTCCCTCGGCCGGGTGCGCCAGCGGCCGCCCCTCCCGTCCGGGAGCGAGCCCGGCATCGGCCGGGTCGAGCGATGCGCGGCCCATCTCGACGGAGACGTCGTAGAGCCCGGCGCCCAGGTGTTCTTCCACGCGCATGCGGATGCGGTCTCCTCCTGCCTCCACCGCGAACCCCTCGTGGCCGATCCAGCCCCGCGACGCCGCGCACGCCGCGAAGACGCGCAGGCCGTTGCCGCTCCGCTCGAACTCGGAGCCGTCCGGGTTGAACATGCGCAGGCGCCACGGGCGCTCGTCCGGCGACGAGTGCAGGACGATGCCGTCCGCGCCCACGCCCCGCCATCGGTCGCAGACCGCGCGTACCGCCTCGCGCGACGCGGCCCATCCATCCCCGAACGGGAAGACGAGATAGTCGTTGCCCAGGCCGTGGCCCTTGAAGAACCGCGCTCCGGCGCGTGGACGGTCGGCGGTCACTAGGGATGAAGCCGCCGGCTGCTCCACCCATCCCCCTCACGCTGGAAGAGAAGACGATCGTGCAGCCGGTCCGTGCGCCCCTGCCAGAATTCGATGCGCTGGGGATGCAGGCGGAAGCCGCCCCAGAAATCGGGCAGAGGCACTTCCCCGCCCTCGAACCTCTTCTCGATCTCGCGCACCCGGCGCGCCAGCATCCCACGGTCCCCCAGCGGCTCGCTCTGCCGCGACGCCCACGCGCCGACCTGGCTCCCGCGGGGGCGAGTGCGGAAGTAGGCGGCCGAGGTCTCCCGGCTCAGTTGGGTGACGTCGCCCTCGACGCGCACCTGGCGCTGGAGCACACCCCAGTGAAAACAGAGGGCGGCCCGGGGATTGGCGGTCAGCTCATCCGCCTTGCGGCTGCCCAGGTTGGTGTAGAACTCGAACCCGTCCTCGGCGAAGTCCTTGAGCAGCACCATGCGCGCGCTGGGCGCACCATCGGCGGACGCGGTCGCAAGGGTCATCGCCTCGGGCAGAAGCATGCCGGCCTTGCGCGCGGCTTCGAACCACTGCCCGAAGAGCTGAATTGGGTCGAGGCCGGGATCCGCATCCGGGAGCCCGCGGGTCAGGCCGCGTCCGAGCGAGAAGACGAGGCGAAGATTGGATCTGAGCGACATGCGAACATGCTACCGCCCGAAGCGGGCGGGGGAAAAGGGTGCCAGGCGCGGGTCAGCGGTGCCCGTAACGTGATTGGCGACCATTTCGCCCGTCACCGCCGACAGCGTGAGCCCCAGGTTGCCGTGACCCACCGCCACCGACAGGCCGGCGACATCGCCGACAGGGCCGATGAAGGGCAGCCCGTCCGGGGACATCGGCCGGAGACCGCACCACTGCGACACCGGTGGCGCGTCCCCCAGGCCGGGCAGCCAGGCACGGGGCTTCAGCGTGAGCTGTTCGAGCCGGACAGGGTTGAGCTCCAGGTCGTAGCCGGCGAATTCCATCGTCCCCACGAAACGCACCCGCCCTTCCAGCGGCGTGCAGATGATGCCCGTCTCGCGATTGGTGCAGGCGACGCGCATGGCGGGCGCCCCGCCCGGTCCCACGGCCACCTCGCGGTGGTATCCCTTTCCGGGCTGAATGGGGAGGCGGCTGCCGGCCTGTTCCGCCAGCGCCGGACTGAACGGACCGGTGGCCAGTACGACCGCGTCGGCGTCGACCCGCCCGCCATCGGCGGTCTCCACGCCCCGCACCGTCCCACCTGCGACCATGAGGCGTCGCACCGCCACCCCCTCGCGGATCGAGACGCCTCTCCGGCGCGCGGCCTCCGCCAGACCGAGGAGGAAGAGATACGGGTCCAGAATGCGGGTTTCGGGAAACAGGACTCCGCCCGCCACCCGGGGATCGAGCGCCGGCTCAAGCTCGCGAGCCTGGCCGCCGTCCACGACTTCGGGGTGGTAACCGCGCCCGCGCATCAGCGCCGCATCGGCCCGTGCCTTCGCCATGGCCTTCCCGCCGACGCAGACCTCCAGGTAGTTCCCGCTCCGGTAGTCGCAGGCGATCCCCTCCTCGTCCACCATGGCATCGAAGCAGTCGAGCGTATCCAGCCCCAGCGGAGCCAGCGTCTCCAGACAGCGCCTCTCGTGCCGGCGGGTACAGTGCCGGGCGAACTCGGCCAGCCAGCGCCAGACGCCCGGGTCTCGGCGCGACCGCACGTACAGGGGACTCCGCTCGTCGAAGAGGCGCGGCAGCGACTGGCGGACCTTGCCCGGCCGGTTCAGCGGAGGATGCCCGGCGGCCACGATCCCGGCGTTGCCGCGCGAGGCGCCCGCGCCCAGCCCGGCGCGCTCGAGCACGACGACGTCCACTCCACGCCGCGCCAGTTGCCACGCCGAGCAGAGACCGACGAGGCCTCCGCCCACGACGACGACGCGAAAAGTGGACATGGCGGCTCCCGGAGGCTGTGGTCACGGCGGTTGGTCAGCCCGCCCTACCTTGAGCCCCGCCAGGCTGTTCCCTCCCCCGCGCGGCGGAGCGGCACGGCCCTTCGCTCGCGTCGCCGATCTGCACTCCGTGGTCGGGCGCGCGTGTGGCGGAAGAAGGGCTTGACGCGGTATATAGTACGCTCTGGGTGCCAATTCACCTGAACACGGCTGCAGGCGATGAAACTCTGCTTACTACCCGCGTTGGCGAGCGAACGCGACACGAGCTCGAGGCATACCGTCCCCACACCTCGATGGTTCGGTTCCGGTGCGAAATGGGCGGCCCTTCTGCTCGCAGCCTGCAGCCCATCCGCAGCCTCCACACCTGACGGGCAGACGCCCGGCCCGGGACCCGGCCCCGTAGCGGGAGGCCCGGAGCAGGTCGCGCACCAGGTGGTGACGGTGGTCGACGACCTGAGCAACCCGTGGGCGGTGGCCTGGCTCCCCGACGGGGACATGCTGGTGACCGAGCGGCCGGGCCGGCTGCGCATCGTGCGCGACGGCACGCTGCTGCGCGACCCCGTCGAGGGCGTGCCGGCAGTGCGCGCGCGCGGCCAGGGCGGCCTCCTGGACGTGGCGCCGCACCCGGACTTCGCCGGCAATCGCCTGCTCTACCTGAGCTTTGCGGCCCAGCATGACGACGGCGGTTCGAGCACCATGGTCGTCCGGGGCCGCTTCGAGAACGACGCGCTCACCGGGGTCGAGGAGGTCTGGGTCGCCCAGTCCCGGGGCCGTGACCACTTCGGTTCGCGCATCGCCTTCGACGCCGACAACTACCTCTACATCACCGCGGGCGACCGTCAGGTGTCTCCCCGGGGCGGGCTCTCCGAGCTGTCGGCCCATCCCGCGCAGGACCTCTCCACCCACCACGGCGTGGTCGTCCGCCTGCACGACGACGGCCGCATCCCGGCCGACAACCCGTTCGTCGGACAGGAGGGAGTGCTCCAGGACATCTACAGCTACGGTCACCGCAACGCCCAGGGCATGGCCTTTCACCCCGAAACCGGGGACCTGTGGCTGAACGAGCACGGGCCGCAGGGGGGCGACGAAGTCAACCTGATCCTTCCGGGCCGCAACTACGGCTGGCCGGTGGTCGGATACGGGGTCAACTACGGGAGCGGGTCGAGGATCCACGTGGGCAGCCACCGGGACGGAATGGAGCCGCCCGCGCACTACTGGGTGCCCTCCATCGCCACCTCGGGGCTGATGATCTACACCGGCGACCGCTTCCCGCAGTGGCGCGGCTCCATGTTCGTGGGCGGGCTGGCCGGCCAGCAGTTGGCGCGGCTGACCCTCGACGGGCAAACCGTCACCGGCGAGGAGACGCTGGTCCGCCGCCAGGGCCGCATCCGCGACGTGCGCCAGGGCCCGGACGGGCTCATCTACCTGGTGTTCGACCGGCCCGGCATGGTCGCCCGCCTGGAGCCGGGCAGCTAGCCCGGCCCGCCCGGCGACCGTTCATGGCGGAACACGACAAGCAGACCAGCCCGCGGGGACGCGCCATCGGGTTCTGGCTCGGGGCGGGCTGCTTCCTGCTGCTGCTGGCCTTTCCGATCGATCCCGCCAACCTGCCGGCAAGCCGCCTCGCCGCCGTCGCGAGCCTGATGGCGATCTGGTGGGTGAGCAACGCGCTCCCGCTCTTCGCGACCGCCATTCTTCCGCTGGTGCTCTTTCCGCTCTTCGGCATCATGTCCGGGAACGACGTGGCCCCGGTCTACTTCAACAGCACGATCGTCCTCTTCCTGGGAGGGTTCATGATCGCGCTGACCATGGAGCGGTGGAATCTCCACAAGCGCATTGCCCTCGGCATCATCCACGCCGTGGGAGGCGGGCCGGCGCGCATCATCCTGGGCTTCATGGTGGCAGCCGCCTTTCTCTCCATGTGGATCTCCAACACCGCCACCGCGGTGATGATGGTGCCGATCGGGCTCGCGATGGTGCTTCAGGTCGAAGAGACCGCCGGCACGACGCACTCGCGCACGTTCACCATCGCCCTCATGCTGGGCATCGCCTACGGCTGTTCGATGGGCGGGCTGACGACGCTGGTCGGAACACCTCCCAACCTGTCCTTCCAGCGCATCTTCCAGATCATCTTCCCCGAAGCGCCTCCCATCGATTTCGGCACCTGGATCGTGATGGGTCTTCCGATCGGTGTCACGATGATCGGGGTGGCCTGGCTGCTGCTCACCCAGGTCCTCTACCGTCCATCGCCGGAAGTCCGGATCGAGAGGGATGTCCTCGAGCGCGAACGCGCCGGCCTGGGCCCGATCTCCTTCGAGGAGCGCTCCGTGGCGATCGTCTTCGCCATGACCGCCCTGCTGTGGGTCTTCAGACGGGATCTGGAGCTCGGTTTCGCGACCGTCCCCGGATGGTCGAACCTGCTTCCCTACGCCGGCATGATCGACGACGGCACCGTTGCCATCGCCATGGCCTCGGTGCTCTTCTTCATCCCGACCCGAAACAGGGCGCCGCGCACTGTGGGCGTCGGGGCCGGGCGCGCGATCCCGAAGTGGCTGGGGGCGCTTGGCTGGGCCGTCCGTTTCGGCACCGCGAACCGCGTGATGGGCGCGGAGGTGATTCCTCGCCTGCCCTGGAACATCGTGCTGCTCTTCGGAGGCGGATTCGCCCTTGCAGCCGGCTTCCAGGGGACGGGGCTCGCGAACATCATCGGCAATCAGTTCCAGGGCCTCGGCGGGCTGCCGGACTTCGCCGTCATCCTCCTGGTGTGCCTCACGCTGACCTTCCTTACCGAGCTGACCAGCAACCTGGCCACCACGGAGATGATCCTCCCGATTCTCGCCTCCGTCGCGGTGCTGACCGGAATGAACCCGCTCATGCTGATGGTTCCCGCGACGCTGTCGGCGTCGTGCGCCTTCATGATGCCGGTCGCGACACCCCCCAACGCCATCGTCTTCGGCAGCGACCGCATCTCGGTGGGGGAGATGGCGCGCGCGGGCATCGTCCTGAACCTGATCGGGGCGCTGGTGATCGCCACGGTGGTGCTGACGCTGGGAGAGACCGTCTTCGGCATCGAATCAGGCGTGATGCCGGACTGGGCGACGGAGGCTGCCGCCGGGGAGGTCGGCGGCTGACCCGCGACCCGGCGTTCGCCGTTCGACCAGACCCGGCGGCAAGACAGGCAGTCCAGGAGGCGACCTCATGGCGGACCATCGACCACCGACCAGCCGGCGGACGCAGGCGATCGGCTTCTGGCTCGGCCTGGGCTGCTTCCTCCTGCTGCTGGCCTTTCCGGTGGATCCGGACAACGGACCCGCAAGCGGCCTCGCCGCGGTTGTGAGCCTGATGGCGATCTGGTGGGTGAGCAACGCGCTGCCGCTCTTCGCGACCGCTATTCTGCCGCTGGTGCTCTTCCCCCTGCTCGGCATCATGTCCGGGAACGACGTCGCGCCGGTCTATTTCAACGGCACGATCGTCCTCTTCCTGGGAGGCTTCATGATCGCGCTCTCCATGCAGAGGTGGAACCTGCACAAGCGCATAGCCCTGGGCATCATCCACGCGGTGGGCGGCGGACCCTCGCGCATCATCCTGGGCTACATGGTCGCGGCCGCGTTCCTCTCCATGTGGATCGCCAACACCGCCACCGCCGTGATGATGGTGCCCATCGGGCTCGCGATGGTGCTCCAGGTCGAGGAAACCGCCGGCGTCAAACACTCCCGCACGTTCACCGTCGCCCTCATGCTCGGCATCGCCTACGCCTGTTCGATGGGCGGCGTGACGACGCTGGTCGGAACCACTCCCAACCTGTCCTTCCAGCGCATCTTCCAGATCATCTTCCCCGAAGCACCCCCGATCGAGTTCGGCACCTGGATGGTGCTGGCCACGCCGGTCGGGATCACGATGGTCGCGGTGTGCTGGTTCATCCTTACCCAGGTCCTCTATCGCCCGTCGCCGGAAGTTCAGATCGACCGGGATGTCCTCGAGCGCGAGCGCGCCGGGCTCGGTCCGATCTCTTTCGAGGAGCGTTCCGTGCTGGTCGTCTTCACGATCACCGCAGTGCTGTGGATCTTCCGGCGGGACCTGGAGCTTGGTTTTGGAACCATCCCGGGCTGGTCCAACCTCCTGCCCTTCCCGGAGATGATCGACGACGGCACCGTGGCCATCACCATGGCGGCGGTCCTCTTCTTCATCCCGAGCCGGAACCAGCCCCCGCGCGCGGCGAGCGAGGCGGTCGCCGGCCCCACCCGCAGGTGGCCGCGGCCGCTTCGCCGGGCAGCCCGCTTCGCAACCGCGAACCGGGTCATGGGCGCGGAGGTGATCCCGCGTCTGCCGTGGAACATCGTGCTCCTCTTCGGAGGAGGTTTCGCGCTTGCGGCCGGCTTCACCGACACCGGGCTGGCGAACATCATCGGGAATCAGTTCCAGGGACTCGGCGGGCTGCCGCCCATCGTCGTCATCCTGTTGGTTTGCCTCACGCTCACCTTTCTCACCGAACTGACCAGCAACCTGGCCACCACAGAGATGATTCTCCCGATCCTGGCCTCGGTGGCGGTGGTGACGGAGATGAATCCGCTCACGCTGATGCTCCCCGCGACACTCTCCGCGTCGTGCGCCTTCATGATGCCGGTCGCGACGCCGGCCAACGCCATCGTCTTCGGCAGCGACCGCATCTCGGTCGGGCAGATGGCGCGCGCGGGCATCATGCTGAACCTGATCGGGGTGATCGTGGTCACCACCGTGGTGATGCTGCTGGGAGAGGCGGTCTTCGATTTCGACCGCGGGGTGATGCCCGATTGGGCGACGGACGCGGCTGCCGCGGAGGTCGGCGGTTAGCGTGAGGTTCTACCGCCCCAGACCCTCCGCACAGTGTTGCATTCCCGGGTTGGCAACGTCCTGTTGCATTGTCCGTTTGGCAACATATTGTTGCATCTGCGGATTTGCAACACCCTGCAGAGGGGCCGGTAGCCCCTAGTCGTCCCTCTTGCGGCGTCCCGCGACGGCGCTCCGGATGGCCGCCTCGAGGCGTTGGGGGTGGTCGCTCCCCACGTAGAGCTTCCGGTCCTCGTCGAGCTCGACCACGACTGCGCGATCGCCGCGGGCGGTCCAGGCCTTCTTCTTGCCCGCGCCGCGCACTCCCCAGCCGCCGAACTCGAGCAGCGGCCGGTAGCGCACGCTCTCCAGCGAGACGATGCTGTCCAGCGGCACCGTCTTGCGCACGAGCCGCACCGTGCCCAGGTGCATAACGATGCGGCTCTCCTGCACCAGCACCGTCAGCCCCCCCAGCACCATGCGCAGACCCCATCCCCCGGCGAGCATGGCCGCGCCCGCGGCCAGCCGGAAGAGCATGCCGCCGCCCGAGGTGACGAACACGGAATACGCGCCCGACACGATGGCCGCGCCATAGATGAGGTCCACCCAGAACGCCCAGGGCGTGCGCTCGCGGTAACGGGTCTGTTCTTCCGTCTTCACTTTGCGCTCCGGTCCGGATGCGGTGAGGAGAACGCTCCTTCGGCAGTCATTCTACCACCCCCTGGTCGTTGTCGCCCGCCACCGGCGGAAGCTCTGCCAGCCGACTCCGCAGGAAGCGCTGCAGGATTCGGTATGTGAGTCCCCATACCGGATGGCCCTCGACGCGGTAGCAGGGGAATTCCCGCTTCCCCGCAGGCGTCTCCACCGCAACCGCGGAGCGCGCCCCGGGAGCGCTGAGGTCGGCGACGGGCACCCAGTATACTGCGGCGATCTCGGCGCTCGCCACGCGCGCGTCGGCGTCGCGCGACAGGCGAAAGACGAAAGGGGCGATCACCAGCCGGGGAATCGCCCGCGATGTCGGCTTCAGGTCGGGAAGCCGGCCCAGGAGCGTGCCCGAGCGATCCAGATCGATCCCGACCTCCTCCCGCGTCTCCCGCACCGCGGTTTCGCGCAGATCGATGTCCTCGGGATCCCGGCGCCCCCCGGGGAGCGCCATCTGCCCCGACCAGGGATCGCGCGGCGAATGCGCCCGGCGCACGAGCAGGAAGGACGGCTCCGGATCGCGGCGCACCACGAGCGCGACCGCCGCCTGCCGGGCGGGATCGTCCCCGGCCACCATCCCGCCGCTAGCTCACCACCCTCCTTCGCGCCCTCGGCCCGTCCTTCTGCAGGAGGTACGGGACCCCCTTGGTGATCCAGTCCGGAGCCGGATCGCCCTTCAGGTAGTGCCCGAACCACTCCAGGATGCGGTTCTGGTAGTCCAGCTGGTTGGGTTCCTCGGCCAGCCCGTGGTTCTCGCCCTCGTAGACCAGCATCACCATGTGCTTGCCGGCCCGGCGGGCGGCGTTGTAGAACTCGACCCCCTGGTTGAACTCGACCGCGCCGTCCTCCGTCCCGAACATCATCAGAAGCGGCGTGTCCAGGTTCTCGATGTGATGGACCGGAGAGTTGTTGAAGTAGGAGTCCCAGTCCTCCCACCACGGCACCTGCATGCGTCCCTGGCTGATCTCGAAGATGCGCGCGTCGGTGCCCCCGCTGTTCCAGTAGAACGACAGGTACATGCTCATGAGGTTGGTGAGGGGCGCGCCCGCCACCGCGCTCGCGAACAGGTTGTCCTGGGTGACGAAGAAGGTCGTCTGGTAGCCGCCCCAGGAGTGCCCGATCAGCCCGATCCGCTCCGGGTCGATCAGCCCCGTCTCCAGCACGGCCGCCACCGCGGGGCGCAGCGTCTCCACGTTGGACTGTCCCGGCCGGCGGTCGCGGTAGACGACGTCCGGGCGGAAGACGAAGTACCCCTCGTGGGTCCAGATCTGCTGGTTGTAGTAGCGGGTCGGATCCGGCACCTGGTACTGGTGCAGTCCCTGCGACAGCAGCTCGTAGTGATAGACGATCATCGGGTACTGCCGGCCCGGCTCGTAGTCGGCGGGATAAGTCAGCGCTCCCTGCAGGCGCCGTCCCCACTCGTTCTCGTACTCAACGAGCTCGGTGCGTCCCCAGGCATAGTCGTCCTGGAAGGGGTTGGTGCGCGTGACCTGGCTCGCGTCGTCGAGATCCGGCCCGGTCGCAAAGTAGTCCGGTGAATCGTCGAAGCGCTCGCGCCGGAAGACGAAGACGTCGGCGTCCCGGGCCTTTCGCAGGGCGCCGCCGAAGGAGCCGTAGGAGGCGTCGTCCCAGATAAGGGATTCGAGGTCCTGGCCGGGGCGGGCCCGTGAGAATCCCGCCTCCTTGGTCCACTGCCCGTAGGTGGAGTAGTAGATGGGCTCGCCGGGGTCGAAAGCCTCGGCTTCCCGGTCCGGCTGCATGGCGCGGTAGCGCACTTCATCCTCCGCGCCCCGGGTCCGGCGGCGGCCACCCGAGCCGTCCGCCTGCACTTCCCAGACGTCCCAGCGGTCGTTGATCAGCACGGCCTCGTCGTCCTCCGTCCAGCCGGCCAGCCCGAACGCGGGCATCTGCTCCCGGGTGGGGGTCAGGTCCAGGTTGACGAAGGTCCCGCCCAGCCCCCCGGTGATGTTGCGCGTCTCCCCGCCGGAGAGGTCATGGCTCCACCAGTCCTCGCCCTCGAACCACACCACGTAGCGGCCCTCCGGGCTCCCCTGGGCCCCCAGCGTGATCCGCTCCCGGACCAGCGACTCCGCGCCAGAGCCCGTATCCACCGAATACAGGTCGTAGAACTGCTGATTGAACATGGCGTCCACGTCGTAGGGGGTCTCGTCGCGGTTGAGGACGTGGCCACCTCCCTCCAGCAGCGTTGTCTGGTCGGCGCGGTCGCCGCCGAGCATCAGGAAGCGCCCGTCATCCAGGTGCCATGCGGCGATCTGGTTGCGCTGCCGCAATTGGCGCTCGCGCACCCTCTGCTGAGGCACCGGATCGACATCGAGGGTGTGCCAGATCTCGACGCCGGCCCGCTCGTCCTCCTCGTCGTCGCCTGCCTCCCCCTCGTCTCCTTCGCCTTCCGCATCCTCTTCGCCCTCGGGATCGCCCTCCTCTTCATCACCCTCCGCTTCTTCTTCGCGCTCTCCTTCATCCTCCGGCACCGGGATCCGCTCCTGATAACCCAGGAAGAGAACGGATCCGTCCTCGGACCAGGACGGCGAGCGGTGCTCGACCACGCGCTGCCCGGGGAGCAGCGTCGGGGATTCGCGCGGATCGACAACGAGGGCCTCGCCGTCGCCTTCGTCGAGGTTCCGCCATGCCAGCACGACGTGCGCCGTGTCCTCGTGCTCGTCGTCCGTGTAGGTCTTGAGCACGACCAGATCCGCCGCCTCTTCGCGCCAGGAGAGTCGCCGGTACTCGGCCTCGCCCGCGTCCAGCGAGCTGATGCGGCCCGACTCGGGATCGTAGAGGCGGACCCCGTTGCCCACGCGGTCTTCGGCATCCACGGTCATCGCCAGCAGATGTCCCTCGTCCTGCCACGCGAGCGCGCCGACGTTGCCGAAGCTTATCGAGGCCCCCGAAGCCAGACTCCGCACGATGGCGTCCGCTCCCGCGCTCTCCTGCTCCTCGGGCTCGTAGCGCCGCAGCGCGAGATGGCGCCCGTCCCCCGAGAAGGAGAAGGACGAGATGTCCTCGATCGTCTCCTGCTCGCCCGTGCGCAGGTTCAGCAGCCCCATGTCGTTGCGCACCGGCTCGCGACGCTCCTGCAGCGCCTCCCGCTCATCGGGGGAGATGCCGATCGCGTAGGCGAGCCAGGCCCCGTCATCGCTGAACTGCGGGCTCCGGCCGAACGGGACCACCACCACCGAGTCGGAATCGGTGCGGTGGATGCGCAACTCGGCTTCCTCGTTGACCCGGCTGATGCCAACCGCCAGCCAGAGCCCGTCGGGCGAGAGCGTCGCCTGGCCCAGGGTCTCCCACTGGCCGTAGTCGTCGGGGGTGAGCGTGGGCTTCTGTTGCGCGGATGCCTCCGCGGCCCACGCGGCGCCGACGGCCAGGAGAACGAGTAAGTGATTGTGCGGCAGCGATTTCATGCTCTTCCTCCTGCTTGTCCTTCATGATCGCGCAACAAAATACGGTGCGCGCTGGGTTCGATTTCGGTTCCGGGCCGCGAAACGCCGCTATGACACGGCGCCCCCGGAGAGTGCCTTCACCAGCCGGTACAGGAACTCCTGGCCCTCGAAGAAGCTCTCGACGCCGATACGCTCGTCACGGCCGTGGGCTCGCACGTCGTCCATGTCTCCGAAGATGCCGCTCACCCCGTACACCGGGATGCCGGCGTTGCGCAGGTAGAGCGCGTCGGTTGCGCCCGTGGACATGACCGGCAGCACCAGCACGCCCGGCCACATCTCGTTCGTGATGCGCTCGATGGGCCCCAGCACTTCATCGGTGAGGGGGGATGGCGGGCTTGCCGTCGGGGTTCCGCGCGGCTCTACGGTGACGTCGAAGGGGGCGGCAAGTTCCGCCAGGGCGGCGTGCACGTCCGCGGGATCGTGTCCCGGGAAGATGCGGCAGTTGACGTTCGCGCGCGCCAGTTGGGGCAGCGCGTTCTGGGCGTGGCCCCCTTCGAGCAGGGTCGCGACGCAGGTGGTGCGCAGGCGGGAGTTATAGCCGGTCTCGGCCGCCAGCACGCGGGCGGCCTCCGCATCCCCCGGGTTCGCCAGCAGACCGCGCATCGCCTCGCCCATCTCGCCTCCCACCAGATCCGCGGAACGTCCGAAGAACTCCTCGGTGATCTCGTTGAACATGACCGGGAAGTCGTGGTCCTGCACCGCGAGGAGCGCGTTCGAAAGATCGTAGATGGCGTTCTTGCGAACCGGCAGCGACGAGTGCCCGCCCGGGTTGGTGGCGGTGAAGAAGAAGGAGAGATAGAGCTTCTCCGCGGCCTGCACGTTGTTGGAGAGCCGCTGGCCGTTCTGCGACATCCCGCCGCCGCCCTCGTTCAGGGCGTACGCCGCGTCGATCAGCTCGCGATGCTCTTCAAGGAGATACGCGACACCGTTGCGCGGCCCGCCCTCCTCGTCCGCCGTGAGCGCCACGATGATGTCGCGGTCCGGGACGAAACCTTCCTGCTGCATGCGGATCAGGTTGACGGTGTAGATGGCCGCCTCGTCCTTGTCGTCGATGACGCCGCGGCCGTAGAAGTAGCCGTCCCGCTCGATGAAGTCGAAGGGCGGAAGATCGGGGCTCCAGTCCTCGGGGAGGGCTTCGACGACATCGATGTGCGCGAGCAGCAGGATCGGCGCGAGCCCGGCGTCGCGGCCCCTCAGCCGCGCCACCAGGTTGCCCTTGGCGGGCGCGTCGTCGGGGACCAGGACGTGGACATCCTCCTCGGGGAAACCCGCGTCCAGGAGAACCCGCGCCGCCGCCTGCGCGGCAAGGGTGTTGTTGCCGCGCTCGGTGTTGGTGGTGTTGATCTCGACCAGCTCCTCGAGGAGCGACCGGGCCATCTCCATGTACTCGGGCGGCGAGGTGTTCTGGGCTGTGGCCGTGCCCGCAGCGAGAGCCGTCGCGCCGATGGCGGACAACGCCACGGACGCGGCGATGACGAGGGGATTCTTCATGTCGGGAAGACTCCGGTTGTCGGACGTCGGGTGGGTCGGAATACAGGGATCCGGCAGGCCGGGATGCAGGTTCTGGAAGGTGCCCGCGGAGAATGTGTCAGGCAAGCGGAAACGGCGTCCTGGCAGCCTCGATGGGGGCACGCGCGCGGGGTGCTCTGTCGAGACCCGCTCTTGTTGGCCAGTTAAGGCCAGTTTTGGCGAACAAGAGAGGGAGGC carries:
- a CDS encoding FAD-dependent oxidoreductase produces the protein MSTFRVVVVGGGLVGLCSAWQLARRGVDVVVLERAGLGAGASRGNAGIVAAGHPPLNRPGKVRQSLPRLFDERSPLYVRSRRDPGVWRWLAEFARHCTRRHERRCLETLAPLGLDTLDCFDAMVDEEGIACDYRSGNYLEVCVGGKAMAKARADAALMRGRGYHPEVVDGGQARELEPALDPRVAGGVLFPETRILDPYLFLLGLAEAARRRGVSIREGVAVRRLMVAGGTVRGVETADGGRVDADAVVLATGPFSPALAEQAGSRLPIQPGKGYHREVAVGPGGAPAMRVACTNRETGIICTPLEGRVRFVGTMEFAGYDLELNPVRLEQLTLKPRAWLPGLGDAPPVSQWCGLRPMSPDGLPFIGPVGDVAGLSVAVGHGNLGLTLSAVTGEMVANHVTGTADPRLAPFSPARFGR
- a CDS encoding PQQ-dependent sugar dehydrogenase yields the protein MVDDLSNPWAVAWLPDGDMLVTERPGRLRIVRDGTLLRDPVEGVPAVRARGQGGLLDVAPHPDFAGNRLLYLSFAAQHDDGGSSTMVVRGRFENDALTGVEEVWVAQSRGRDHFGSRIAFDADNYLYITAGDRQVSPRGGLSELSAHPAQDLSTHHGVVVRLHDDGRIPADNPFVGQEGVLQDIYSYGHRNAQGMAFHPETGDLWLNEHGPQGGDEVNLILPGRNYGWPVVGYGVNYGSGSRIHVGSHRDGMEPPAHYWVPSIATSGLMIYTGDRFPQWRGSMFVGGLAGQQLARLTLDGQTVTGEETLVRRQGRIRDVRQGPDGLIYLVFDRPGMVARLEPGS
- the pdxH gene encoding pyridoxamine 5'-phosphate oxidase, which translates into the protein MSLRSNLRLVFSLGRGLTRGLPDADPGLDPIQLFGQWFEAARKAGMLLPEAMTLATASADGAPSARMVLLKDFAEDGFEFYTNLGSRKADELTANPRAALCFHWGVLQRQVRVEGDVTQLSRETSAAYFRTRPRGSQVGAWASRQSEPLGDRGMLARRVREIEKRFEGGEVPLPDFWGGFRLHPQRIEFWQGRTDRLHDRLLFQREGDGWSSRRLHP
- a CDS encoding SLC13 family permease, giving the protein MAEHDKQTSPRGRAIGFWLGAGCFLLLLAFPIDPANLPASRLAAVASLMAIWWVSNALPLFATAILPLVLFPLFGIMSGNDVAPVYFNSTIVLFLGGFMIALTMERWNLHKRIALGIIHAVGGGPARIILGFMVAAAFLSMWISNTATAVMMVPIGLAMVLQVEETAGTTHSRTFTIALMLGIAYGCSMGGLTTLVGTPPNLSFQRIFQIIFPEAPPIDFGTWIVMGLPIGVTMIGVAWLLLTQVLYRPSPEVRIERDVLERERAGLGPISFEERSVAIVFAMTALLWVFRRDLELGFATVPGWSNLLPYAGMIDDGTVAIAMASVLFFIPTRNRAPRTVGVGAGRAIPKWLGALGWAVRFGTANRVMGAEVIPRLPWNIVLLFGGGFALAAGFQGTGLANIIGNQFQGLGGLPDFAVILLVCLTLTFLTELTSNLATTEMILPILASVAVLTGMNPLMLMVPATLSASCAFMMPVATPPNAIVFGSDRISVGEMARAGIVLNLIGALVIATVVLTLGETVFGIESGVMPDWATEAAAGEVGG
- the dapF gene encoding diaminopimelate epimerase, with product MTADRPRAGARFFKGHGLGNDYLVFPFGDGWAASREAVRAVCDRWRGVGADGIVLHSSPDERPWRLRMFNPDGSEFERSGNGLRVFAACAASRGWIGHEGFAVEAGGDRIRMRVEEHLGAGLYDVSVEMGRASLDPADAGLAPGREGRPLAHPAEGTLDCTLVSVGNPHCVVFTDDLSEAALSRLGPFLTAHDAFRAGVNVQLARAVSRGSIEIAIWERGVGRTRASGTSSCAAAVAAARRGVVDYGDVEVRMEGGTLQVYVSPELEVVLRGPVQEVASGRLSDGFLDALRTAALERGSPALPSMGSRSSTNRT